One window of the Colletotrichum destructivum chromosome 6, complete sequence genome contains the following:
- a CDS encoding Putative zn(2)Cys(6) fungal-type DNA-binding domain-containing protein: protein MPHEADSPAVRRRRLSDESRRGGPGKEDLSRKRKRRILSCDTCRRQKCRCELEEESETCARCRSLRITCTWNDSGDTHSASSRETPSKPDIEGRFRSLEASIVDLKATIQMLASGSRPDVRRTLATDRQERPHQPRPHPAHADQDSNEGCDASKAPEKEDVEPADRHVYSSPAEVVRKVGNQLSGGYRRTFDVQADVVSLGLLDDKTARDLVAEFVRRRRNTLLINSEVDLAPKNRDLRHASPFLHDVCCLHAMRFSEHSSSVLHRRVFEHVRLQMGQLMVASPLPLEELMGILIMSLWASAPSGPEYIDSWLVSGHCAQQAMLSINFSEILSRTKYRTSTAEDQRVMRLWSNTCLVNLHWAATTSRPATVPAAYLQQCKLLLNFEEVTMRDAMVYAEIMLYLLLQDKFSQRLYLSGDGTCEELSAWKTRWNYLFELPAASTLRISYSIAWLILARRSLEHDQAAPDHDSLSSSPRLHPVDAATNNGAHSQPSSQGPPDVTQFRVSAFATDVVRAFVDMPTSRAEELPEFHRLCVAYAMLIISKYEQKPSLTMGGSPSGQDDVVLQLLRDAQKHNGVKGNSAPSAIQFGLERALKKVSSRVEGRSSRAGADVGSEALGGNNGSLGVELSLSGAAVAAGPTWAQTTQDQQGDTPGQQHEHPPSHFTGAALVPEFDGSLSLETMDFFFSGGHLGLGDQSFF, encoded by the exons ATGCCCCACGAGGCGGACTCGCCGGctgtccgccgccgcaggctGAGCGACGAAAGCCGGCGGGGTGGGCCGGGGAAGGAGGATCTGAGTCgcaagaggaagagacgTATCCTCTCGTGCGACACGTGTCGGAGGCAGAAGTGTCGGTGTGAGCTTGAAGAGGAGTCGGAGACTTGTGCGCGGTGCCGCTCGCTGAG AATCACATGTACGTGGAATGACAGCGGCGACACGCATTCAGCTTCTTCCCGTGAGACACCAAGCAAGCCTGATATCGAAGGAAG GTTCCGAAGCCTAGAGGCATCGATAGTTGACCTCAAGGCGACGATACAGATGCTTGCTTCCGGAAGCCGGCCTGATGTTAGAAGGACCTTGGCGACTGACCGACAGGAACGACCGCATCAACCGCGGCCACATCCGGCACATGCGGACCAGGACAGCAACGAAGGCTGCGACGCCTCCAAGGCGCCTGAAAAGGAGGATGTCGAGCCAGCGGACCGGCACGTCTATTCGTCCCCGGCGGAAGTTGTGCGGAAAGTTGGGAATCAGCTGAGCGGAGGGTATCGAAGGACGTTTGATGTTCAGGCAGACGTCGTGTCGTTGGGTCTTCTGGATGACAAGACGGCTCGTGACCTGGTTGCTGA ATTTgtacgccgtcgacggaACACTCTTCTTATCAATAGCGAGGTGGATCTCGCCCCCAAAAATAGAGACCTTCGGCACGCGTCGCCTTTTCTGCACGACGTATGCTGCCTGCACGCGATGCGTTTCTCCGAGCACAGCTCGTCGGTGCTCCACCGGCGCGTGTTTGAGCACGTGAGACTGCAGATGGGCCAGCTGATGGTTGCAAGCCCACTGCCCCTGGAGGAGTTGATGGGGATCTTGATCATGAGCCTGTGGGCTTCAGCGCCATCG GGTCCCGAATACATCGACAGTTGGTTGGTCAGCGGGCACTGCGCACAGCAAGCAATGCTGAGCATCAATTTCTCGGAAATACTATCGAGAACCAAATAcaggacgtcgacggcagAGGATCAGAGGGTCATGAGGCTTTGGTCCAATACCTGCCTGGTAAATTTGCA TTGGGCGGCGACTACTAGTCGACCGGCAACTGTGCCCGCTGCGTACCTCCAGCAGTGCAAACTCTTGCTCAACTTTGAGGAAGTGACGATGAGAGATGCCATGGTGTATGCTGAGATCATGCTATACCTTTTGCTGCAAGATAAGTTCTCGCAGAGACTGTACTTGAGCGGTGACGGCACATGCGAGGAACTTTCCGCGTGGAAGACAAGGTGGAACTATTTGTTTG AACTTCCTGCCGCCTCGACGTTGAGAATAAGCTACTCGATCGCATGGCTGATCCTTGCCCGTCGTTCACTCGAACACGATCAGGCCGCACCGGACCACGACTCcttgtcgagctcgccgaggttgCACCCGGTTGACGCCGCGACGAACAACGGAGCTCACAGCCAGCCGAGCTCGCAGGGTCCTCCCGACGTGACGCAGTTCCGCGTCAGTGCCTTCGCGACGGACGTCGTTCGGGCGTTTGTCGACATGCCGACCTCTCGCGCCGAGGAGCTACCCGAATTCCACCGTCTGTGCGTGGCATACGCAATGCTTATCATTTCGAAGTACGAGCAGAAACCGTCGCTGACGATGGGGGGCTCGCCATCCGGCCAAGACGATGTGGTGTTGCAGCTGCTACGTGACGCGCAGAAACACAACGGCGTCAAGGGGAATAGTGCACCGTCGGCAATACAATTCGGGCTGGAGAGGGCGCTGAAGAAGGTCTCTTCCCGGGTCGAGGGACGCTCCTCCAGAGCCGGGGCTGATGTCGGGTCCGAGGCCCTCGGGGGTAACAACGGGTCGCTCGGGGTGGAATTGTCCTTGTCGGGAGCAGCGGTGGCGGCTGGTCCGACCTGGGCGCAAACAACGCAAGACCAGCAAGGGGACACGCCGGGGCAACAGCACGAGCATCCTCCTTCCCATTTCACGGGGGCAGCGCTGGTCCCAGAGTTTGACGGATCTCTATCCTTGGAGACGATGGATTTCTTTTTCAGCGGCGGGCACCTCGGACTCGGAGACCAATCGTTCTTCTGA
- a CDS encoding Putative oxoglutarate/iron-dependent dioxygenase, non-hem dioxygenase domain-containing protein, with protein MTTMTASERVPAGKKKIFLNSYDGPTYRLVSTNPARDCTPDEIPIIDLEGMNGDLNARKSVAADILHAAETSGFFYIKNHGIPERVTEDAHRKGIEFFKLPEAQKRKLESKTSAYGYCGFRERQANPAETKDRKEAFMCHYEPEFDPLHEQALDSVPAHVRQHLPKEDFDWTDEGDSAVLPGFKSSVLAHWRACLALSRRLIRVVALALDLPEDHFDHLTTYPGGDFAINFYPGHGDEPVQDPDEVGVGAHTDLQILTLLWQDGHRGLQVLNSAGEWMWAPPIRGTFVVNIGDFFMRMTNDRLSSTVHRVIQHGREDRISMPFFFGFNFDQKLGVLPTCVDESNPAKYEPVTCGELIARRLALAENTR; from the exons ATGACGACCATGACAGCAAGCGAAAGGGTGCCAGCtggcaagaagaagatctTCTTGAACAGTTATGATGGCCCGACCTACAGACTGGTATCTACGAACCCAGCACGCGATTGCACGCCGGATGAGATCCccatcatcgacctcgaAGGGATGAACGGCGACCTCAATGCCCGCAAATCTGTTGCCGCCGATATATTGCATGCGGCGGAGACCAGTGGGTTCTTTTACATAAAGAACCATGGCATCCCCGAACGCGTAACGGAAGATGCCCATCGAAAGGGTATAGA GTTCTTCAAACTGCCCGAGGCGCAGAAGCGAAAGCTGGAATCGAAAACCTCGGCATACGGCTACTGCGGCTTCCGAGAACGACAGGCCAACCCTGCCGAAACAAAGGACAGGAAAGAAGCTTTCATGTGCCATTATGAGCCTGAGTTCGACCCCCTTCACGAGCAGGCCCTCGATAGCGTGCCTGCACACGTCAGACAGCACCTCCCCAAAGAGGATTTCGACTGGACCGACGAAGGGGACTCTGCCGTCCTCCCAGGATTCAAGTCCTCGGTCCTGGCTCACTGGCGTGCTTGTCTGGCGCTTTCGCGCCGTCTGATACGGGTCGTCGCCCTAGCCCTCGATCTTCCCGAGGACCACTTTGATCACCTCACGACGTATCCCGGCGGTGATTTTGCAATCAATTTCTACCCTGGCCACGGCGACGAGCCTGTCCAGGACCCCGACGAGGTCGGTGTGGGTGCGCACACGGATCTGCAGATCTTGACACTGCTGTGGCAGGATGGGCATAGGGGCCTGCAAGTGCTCAACAGCGCGGGGGAATGGATGTGGGCGCCGCCAATCCGCGGCACATTCGTTGTCAACATTGGCGACTTCTTCATGCGGATGACCAATGACAGACTCAGCTCGACAGTTCATCGGGTCATCCAGCACGGCAGGGAAGATAGGATCTCGATGCCCTTTTTCTTCG GTTTCAATTTTGACCAGAAACTTGGCGTTCTGCCAACCTGCGTCGATGAGAGCAACCCGGCCAAGTATGAGCCTGTTACGTGCGGTGAG CTTATTGCAAGGCGATTGGCCCTGGCGGAAAATACACGTTAG